The Gemmatimonadaceae bacterium genomic interval CGCGACTCGTCCGCCCCCGCCATCACCATGCGCAGGTCGGTCCAGCGCACGCGTGCGCCGAGCGCCACGAGCGCGCGATAGGCCTCGCCGTATTCGCCCTGGACGCGGATGGCCACGCGCCGGGTCCCCGCCTGTCGCGCCGCCCCCATCAGGAGCGCTGCCATGTTCGCGATGTCGTCCTCGCGCGCGAGGGCGAGCTTGAGCACGCGCAGCTCCTCTCGCGAACGCCCTTCCACCAGCGGCGCCGCGTGGAAGAGCGCGAACCCCACCACCTCGCCCCGTTCCACGCGCAGCACGACGTCGCCGAGGCCGAGCTCGAGGGTGAGTTGCAGCTCACGGGTAAAGTCGTGGCCCGGGAGCTGCTGCTGCGTGAGCCGCAAGCATTGCTGGATGATGTCGCTGCGGTCACGTGGTGGAAGCGTACCGAGCAACGGGACCGCCACGTCGGTCGTGGCCGACTCCAGCGTGACGGTGATCGTCAGCCGCCCGGGGACGAGGCCCAGCCGCGAGTAGAAGCCGATGTTGTCCATCGTGCGCGGCATGGTTTCGAGTCCGATGATGCGCGCCTCGTGCTCGCGCAGCCAATCGATCCCGGCCTGCACGATGACCTTTCCCACACCGGTCCCCTGCCACTCGGGGCGCACCGCGAGCGGCCCCATCCACCCTTCCACGCCGGAGAGGTGCGCGATGTTGAACGCGACGATCTCGTCGCGCTCGTCGCGCCACAGCATGGCCCCCCCGTTGGCATCCTCGATGGCGTAGCGCCAGATCGACGGATTGAGGTAGGGGACGCGCACTCCCACCATTCCGTCGCGGCGATAGCGCTCGGTGAACGCATCGCTGAAGACGCGATTGAGCGGGTCGATGTCGGTGAGGCGTGCGGGAAACGGGCCGCTGATGTTGCGCAGCGATCGCCAGGGGGTGGAGGTGGTCACGCCCTCATGCCTCCTCTCCCGCTTCCTCGAGCGAGAACGACCCCTCGATCACGCCGGCCATTTCCGGTTCGGGCTGTCGCACGCGGGCGCTCCCGTTTTCCTCGTCGTACTCCACGGTGATGACGCGATCGAGCCCCTCGCGCACCGACTCGATGTGCGTGATGAGGATGACCTGTTCAAAGCGATCCTGCAGGCGGCGCAGCAGTTCCACCACGTTGTGGCGCCTCACTTCGTCGAGCGAACCGAACACCTCGTCGAGCACGAGGAGCGAGAACGACTGGCCGGCCCGCTCGGCGATCATCTGCGAGATCGCCAGCCGCAACACGAGGTGCGCCACGTCCTCCTCGCCGCCGGAGATGACCGGCTTCGGCTCGCCGTCTTCCAGCACGATGATGTTGTACTGGTCGTCGAGTTCCAGCTCGTTGTAGCGATGGTCGGTGAGCTCGGCGAGGAAGGCGCTCGCCAGTTCGGACAGCTCGGGGCGCAACTGGTGATTGAGGTCGGTGCGCAGGTCGGAGAAGGCGCGATCGAGTTCCTCGTGCAGGCGCTTCTCTCCCTGCAGCGCATCGTGCGCCGCCTGGGCGCGGTCGTACTCGCCCTGGGCGCGCTCCGCGTGCTGCAACGCGGCGCGCGCCGCCTGCACTTCTCCCTTGGCGCTGGCGACGGCGATCTCCGCGGCGCGCGCCTCGGCCAGCGTCGTCTCCTGCCGTTCGCGCAGCTCCAGGTAGTCCTGCTCCGAGAAGGCGATGGCGTCGTGCGCGGTGCGCAGTTCCCGCGTGCGCTGGCGCAGCGTCTCCGCCTCGGCCGCTGCGGTGGTGCGATCGCCCACCAGGCGCGGCTCGCGTTCGAGCAGCGTGCTCAGCCGCGTGGCGCGGTCGTTGAGCGGGGCGAGCCGGTCGACCTCGGCCCGCAGCGCGGCGTGCCGCTCGGCGTCGTAGCCGGTGGGGATGGCAGCCAGTTCGCGCGTGAGCTGTTCGTGCCGCTGCTCCTTGGTGGCCAGGTCGCGGGTGAGCTGAGACAGCTCCTGCACCCCGCCCTGCACGCGCGCCAGTTGACGCTCGAGCGACCCGACTTCGCCTTGCAGCTCGCGGCGTCGTTCGTCGAGCTGTCGCACCTCGGCGGGCATCTGGTCGAGCTGTTCCAGGCGCGTGTTGTAGTAGCGCCCGTCGACCGTGATGGTCTCCATCTGCTCATCGAGGCCGTCGAGCACCGTGCGGAACGACTCCCCCAACACGCGGGTGCAGGTGGGGCAGATCCCGTCCTCGCCCAGGTCGAGGACCTTGTCGCGCTGGAGCTTGAGCTCCTGGTACTGCCGGCGCAGGGCGTCGCGCTTGGTCTCCGCCTCCTGGCGGTCGCGGACCCACTCCGTGCGCCGTGCCTCCACCTGGCCTAACGATTCCTCGAGCTCGCGCCGCTTGCGCTCCAGCGCCTCGGTGACCTCCTCCTCGAGCTGCGGGGCGCGCGCCACCTTCTCGCGCCGTTCGCGCAAGCGCACGAGGTCCTCGCCCAGCGAGCGCTCGGCCTCGACCAGCGTGAGGCGGCGCCCTTCCTCACGTGCCAGGTCCTCGAAGCGACGGAACTCGGCCGCGACCGAGGCCAGCGGGATCAGTTCGCCGGCCAGCGACTCCAGCTCCGTGCGCGCCGTGGCGATCTCCGAGAGCTCGGCGTCCAGCCGCTCGAGGTCGCGCGTGCGCGCCGCGTCGGCGCTCTCCACCACCCGCAGCTCCCCCACCAGTGCTTGCAGCTGCTCGCGCGCGGCCTGCGCCTCCTGCCAGCTGGGCGCCATGGCCCCCAGCGCCGTTCCCGCCTCCTGCAGCCGCCGTTCCGCGCCTTGCAGCTGGCCATCGGCCACGCGCGTGCGGTCGCGCGCCTCGGCCAGGGCGCGCGCAATCGCGTCGGGATCGGGCATCATCGTGCGCAACCCCGACAGCTGCGCCACGATGAGCTTGCGCTGCTCGCGCACCAGGTCCTGCGCCGTGCGCAGCTTCTCGTACCCCAGGACGCGCGACAGGAACTGCGCCCGATCCGACGGCTTCATGGCCGCCATCACGTTGAGTTCCTTCTGCCCCGTGAAGTACGTGTTGAAGAACTCGCCGCGCGTCATCCCCAGCCGCCGCTGCAGCAGCTCGGTGACGGCGGTGAGCGAGTTGGCGATGGGCTGGTCGGCGCCGTCGAGATACAGTTCGGCGTTGGTGAGCCCGCGCACCACGCGATAGCGGTGCCCGGCCAGCTCGAAGTCGAGCTCCACGCGCACCGCGGCGCGCGCGGCCGCCCGGTTGAAGCGGATCGAGTCGCGCGTCCCGCGCGCCGCCCCCTGGCCGTACAGCGCCCAGGCAATCGCCTCGAGCAGCGTCGTCTTCCCCGCCCCGTTCGGCCCGATGATCCCCGTCAAGCCGAGATCGAACTCGATGCGCGTGTCCGCGTGCTGGCGGAAGTTGACGAGGTGAAGGGAGTTGAGCCTCACGCGTCCGGCTCCCCCGCGGCGCCGCCGCTCGAGGCGAGCGCCGCCGTCTCCTCCCGCTGCTCCGCTTCGGACATGTAGGCCAGGGCGCGCTCCACGAGCTGCTCGCGATCGATGTCGCTGGTGAGCGGGCGCCCGCGGAGCTTGTCGCGCACCATGTCCATCAGCGACGCGCGCCGCCCAGCCGCCCCCTGCCCCACGCTGGCGCGCAGGATGTCCGGGCGCCGCGTGTCGAGGTGGAAGTGCAGCGCGCGCCGCTTGATCTCGCGCAGGAGCTTGTGGTCGATCTCGCGGGCCACGTGGCGCGGGACATCGCGCACCACCTGGCGCACGATCTTGTCCTCGATGCCGCCGGGAATGCGCGCGAGGTTGGCCTTGATGGCCGCGTCGATGTCGGCCGCCGCCATCCCGCGCCCCTGGATCACCGGGAGGTCGAGCAGCGGTCGCGCCGGCTTGATGGGGTGGAACGTGCGCTTGCCCGTTGCCAGGTCGTACTCGAGGAACCCCTTGCCCGGGAGCTTCGCCGCCTTCTCCTCGGCCAGCTCCCCCCACGGATTCGCGCTGGTGTACTCCAACGATCCGCAGTAGTACGCGTTGGGGGCCACCTGGCGATACACGTGGTAGTGGCCCAGCGCGACATACGTCCAGCGCGCCGCGCCCAGCTCCTCGGGGGTGATCGCGACCGCGGTCCGCTCGGCGTGCACCGCAGCCGGCGGAAGGACTCCCTCCACCTCACCGTGCAATACCAGCACGTTGCAGCTCACGGAGGGATCCGGCTCGAGCTGCACCCGCTGCGGCACTCCCGGGTCGGGCACCGCGAGAATCGACAGGTCGCGCTCGGGAAAGGCCAAGCGCTGCGCCTCGCCCTCCACCACGTGAATCCCCAGCGGCGCGAACAACCGGAGGATGCACCCGGTCTCGGCCGCGCGCGGCGAGTCGTGGTTCCCCGCCACCAGCACCACCACCGCCTGCGGCAGCGCCTGCGTCAGTCGCGCAAACTGCGAAAAGGCGTGCAGGATGGCCGGATTCGGCGGCCGCACGTTATGGAAGATGTCGCCCGCGATCACCACGATGTCGGGGGCGAGCGCGATGATGCGGTCCACCACGCCGCGAAAGACCGTCGCAATGTCGGCCTCGCGCTGGTTGATCCCAGCGGGCGTCTGCCGCTGGAACTGCCGGAATCCGAGGTGCAGATCGGAAAGGTGGACGAGGCGCATGAAGGTCGGAAATATACCCGTGGCGCGATCGTACCGCCCCGCGGCGCGCCATGCGTTCCGGTCGCGCCGCGCCCCACGGTTCACATCACGCGCATCCACTGCGTGATCTTCATGCGAACGCGCAACGGCGGCGTATCCTTCCCACGCCCCGTCACCAGCGACCGCAGCGAGATCACCGTCCTCGCCTCGGCGATCCACCCGCGTCGCCGGTCCAGCAGGAGCGTTGCCGTCACGTTCCCCGACGTCTGCACGAATCCCCCCTCTCCCGGCGACGCCGTCTTCCCCGCACCCCCTCCCCCCTGCATGGGGCCCGACCGTACCAGGCGCCCCTTCATCGAGATGAAGGCATACTCGCCGGAGCGAGAGAGCGAGTCGAACCGGAAGGTGGCGGTGAGCGTGGCGTTGGCGCGCCCGTCAGGGGCCGCGGCCAAGGGGATGTCGACCGAGCGGTTCCACGTCGCCCCCGGGGCGATGGAATCGGCGGGGAGCGTGGCCGGCAGCTGCGAGAGGAGCGATCCCACCGCGGGCCCCGCCCACGCATCGGTCCCCGCCACCGTGGTCGACCCGTCGGGGGCCACGCGGAAACGGAAGCGTTGCCCCTGCAGCGCGCGCGCCTGCCGCAGGACGTCGGACTGGAAGCCGCCATTGTCCTCGATGCGCACCGAATCGGCGACGGCGAGCATCGTCGCCCCCGACGCGTCCGACGACTCGACCGACAGTCTCGCCAGCATCACCAGCGAGGTCACGTCGGCCGCGGTGCTGTCCTCGGCGCCGCGCTCGCTCACCCCCATCTCGATCGTCTGGTCGAGGCGCAGGCGCAGGAGGTCGCCCGGCCGGGGGCGCAGCTGCAACACGAGCGGGCTCCCCCCCAGCGTCGATGGCACGGACGACGGCACCTGCGCCCCCAGCGGGGAGGCCCAGCCCACGAGCATCCCCACGCCGGCAAGCGCGGCGAAGCGCCGCGCGCGCGTCGCGCGACGCCGCTCGACCCGGGCGCCACTCACCGACCGGTGACCCTGCCCGCTGTGCATCACTAGGTGCCGTATGGATCGCCGAGGGGAGCCGGGCGCAACGGACGCACCGGCGCAGGCGTGGCGCCCCTGGATGCCACGACGGAGCGGAACTGCGAGAGGAAGTGTCCCTTCACGTCAGCGGGACGTTCGCGCATGGTGCGGTCGCGCGCGCGCAGGATCGTCGCCTCGTCGTACATCCCCTCGAAGACGTGGGCGATCGGCGCCAGGGTGAGCTGCGGATCGAGCGTCCGCAGCTGACGGAGCACCGCTTCGGCGAGCGTTGGCTCCTCGCCCTGCGGGAAGCGCTCCGCCCCCTCGCGCCCGGAGAGCATGGCCGGGCGCGGGAAACGCACGAAGATCGGCTGCGCGAAGTGCGGGTGCCGCACCATCAGTTGCCCCTTCCCGAGCGTGGCCAGCTTGGTGCGCGTCGACGCGC includes:
- a CDS encoding GNAT family N-acetyltransferase gives rise to the protein MTTSTPWRSLRNISGPFPARLTDIDPLNRVFSDAFTERYRRDGMVGVRVPYLNPSIWRYAIEDANGGAMLWRDERDEIVAFNIAHLSGVEGWMGPLAVRPEWQGTGVGKVIVQAGIDWLREHEARIIGLETMPRTMDNIGFYSRLGLVPGRLTITVTLESATTDVAVPLLGTLPPRDRSDIIQQCLRLTQQQLPGHDFTRELQLTLELGLGDVVLRVERGEVVGFALFHAAPLVEGRSREELRVLKLALAREDDIANMAALLMGAARQAGTRRVAIRVQGEYGEAYRALVALGARVRWTDLRMVMAGADESRAPGMVLSNWEI
- a CDS encoding SMC family ATPase translates to MRLNSLHLVNFRQHADTRIEFDLGLTGIIGPNGAGKTTLLEAIAWALYGQGAARGTRDSIRFNRAAARAAVRVELDFELAGHRYRVVRGLTNAELYLDGADQPIANSLTAVTELLQRRLGMTRGEFFNTYFTGQKELNVMAAMKPSDRAQFLSRVLGYEKLRTAQDLVREQRKLIVAQLSGLRTMMPDPDAIARALAEARDRTRVADGQLQGAERRLQEAGTALGAMAPSWQEAQAAREQLQALVGELRVVESADAARTRDLERLDAELSEIATARTELESLAGELIPLASVAAEFRRFEDLAREEGRRLTLVEAERSLGEDLVRLRERREKVARAPQLEEEVTEALERKRRELEESLGQVEARRTEWVRDRQEAETKRDALRRQYQELKLQRDKVLDLGEDGICPTCTRVLGESFRTVLDGLDEQMETITVDGRYYNTRLEQLDQMPAEVRQLDERRRELQGEVGSLERQLARVQGGVQELSQLTRDLATKEQRHEQLTRELAAIPTGYDAERHAALRAEVDRLAPLNDRATRLSTLLEREPRLVGDRTTAAAEAETLRQRTRELRTAHDAIAFSEQDYLELRERQETTLAEARAAEIAVASAKGEVQAARAALQHAERAQGEYDRAQAAHDALQGEKRLHEELDRAFSDLRTDLNHQLRPELSELASAFLAELTDHRYNELELDDQYNIIVLEDGEPKPVISGGEEDVAHLVLRLAISQMIAERAGQSFSLLVLDEVFGSLDEVRRHNVVELLRRLQDRFEQVILITHIESVREGLDRVITVEYDEENGSARVRQPEPEMAGVIEGSFSLEEAGEEA
- a CDS encoding DNA repair exonuclease, whose translation is MRLVHLSDLHLGFRQFQRQTPAGINQREADIATVFRGVVDRIIALAPDIVVIAGDIFHNVRPPNPAILHAFSQFARLTQALPQAVVVLVAGNHDSPRAAETGCILRLFAPLGIHVVEGEAQRLAFPERDLSILAVPDPGVPQRVQLEPDPSVSCNVLVLHGEVEGVLPPAAVHAERTAVAITPEELGAARWTYVALGHYHVYRQVAPNAYYCGSLEYTSANPWGELAEEKAAKLPGKGFLEYDLATGKRTFHPIKPARPLLDLPVIQGRGMAAADIDAAIKANLARIPGGIEDKIVRQVVRDVPRHVAREIDHKLLREIKRRALHFHLDTRRPDILRASVGQGAAGRRASLMDMVRDKLRGRPLTSDIDREQLVERALAYMSEAEQREETAALASSGGAAGEPDA